A section of the Telopea speciosissima isolate NSW1024214 ecotype Mountain lineage chromosome 3, Tspe_v1, whole genome shotgun sequence genome encodes:
- the LOC122655865 gene encoding protein PEROXIN-4, producing the protein MQASRARLFKEYKEVQREKAVDSDIQLVCDDTNIFKWTALIKGPSETPYEGGVFQLAFAVPEQYPLQPPQVRFLTKIFHPNVHFKTGEICLDILKNAWSPAWTLQSVCRAIIALMAHPEPDSPLNCDSGNLLRSGDLRGFQSMARMYTRLAAMPKKG; encoded by the exons GCATCAAGGGCAAGGCTTTTTAAGGAATACAAGGAGGTTCAGCGAGAGAAAGCAGTTGATTCTGATATTCAGCTAGTGTGTGATGATACTAACATATTCAAATGGACAGCTCTAATCAAG GGCCCATCAGAAACACCCTACGAAGGTGGTGTTTTTCAGCTTGCGTTTGCTGTTCCTGAGCAGTACCCATTGCAACCTCCCCAAGTGCGATTCCTGACAAAAATATTTCATCCAAATGTTCATTTTAAG ACTGGAGAGATCTGCTTAGATATTTTGAAGAATGCATGGAGCCCTGCTTGGACACTCCAATCTGTTTGTCGGGCTATAATTGCTCTAATGGCGCATCCAGAACCTGATAGCCCACTCAATTGTGATTCAG GTAATCTTCTGCGTTCTGGTGATCTCAGGGGATTCCAGTCTATGGCAAGGATGTATACCAGGCTTGCAGCCATGCCAAAGAAAGGGTAA